From Pantoea sp. Ep11b, the proteins below share one genomic window:
- a CDS encoding NAD(P)-binding protein: MTPFSSFWQAGYEGADHINPSGVALSMNDLNQHQARAAEDYAALAPFSFRTVRESVGWRLCERDGHYDFSSVAARMQAAEQQGIQLSWTICHYGWPAGVTLFDHDFVSRFATFCGALARFLAPLYQQPPVYSPMNEISFVSWGISVGLFACDARPGPDPADAAKQQLVRATLAACEAIWQADPRARLLHCDPLIHIVADPADPAGSDVARAMCDTQFQAWDMLSGRRNPELGGAPRYLDLVGVNYYHDNQWEQGSGQRLHWHLGDRRRQPLHRMLQQVWQRYQRPLLLAETSHVGSGRGAWIQEITAQVAQAQLAGVELLGICLYPILDRPLWEETTFWTRSGLWDLDRLGPDPYARQLQQPYAQALRQSQHFLQHLHAQQHQRQEHTMKPPVLLVFSHLRWGFVFQRPQQLLTRLAQHYRVVFVEEPVWQAGQPGLHQSSPAANITVIQPHTDSDAPGFHDSQIAPLLPLLTPLLEEDEQPLIWFYTPMALPLLTPFDPALVIYDCMDELSAFRNAPRQLQQRESALMTRADLVFTGGTSLYEARRDKHPHVCCFPSSVDAVHFEQARDRSNRHPLQDAIPPRRLGYYGVLDERIDLPLIAALADTHPDWQIVMVGPVVKIDPASLPQRANIHWMGQQPYQALPQFLAGWDVCLMPFAINASTRYISPTKVLEYMAAQLPIVSTAIVDVARHYAEEVAVAENHADFITACEQAMTMSAADRLALTGRMQDKVDATSWDRTAEQIHTLIQQALTQRQPAAEPADRVSAQANVMTLTPAMLESEAVPCLIIGAGPTGLSAGYHYGEGAVVLEKNSTPGGWCRSIDDRGFTFDYAGHIMFSQDPYVLALYEMLLGDNLHWQAREAWVYSNGVYTRYPFQSALHGLPVGIVKECVLGAIEARYGETTPVATPLDRARTRRDCCADGAIPDEGSSMGDVAGDEDFQHFIMRTWGKGIARHFALPYNQKLWKVPLTDMETSWLGGRVPLPDLAQIIDGALQPLAKPVGPNARFGYPLRGGFQALMSGFLPHLKCTLETDTTLTRLYPQAHVALLADGRHYRYEQLISTMPLPELIKLMGDEVPESVQRAAKQLQFVSVRCVNLGIGRADLTEKHWIYYPGDTLFHRIFVQGNASPHCNPPGGFGLTCEITYNAAHPLPLTGDALIERCRQDCIRVGMITAEDPLLCASEVDMPYAYVVYDHARSDNVALIRQWLLTQDIHLSGRYSEWEYYNSDHAFLAGKRAAESVRQQHLSEQMPG, translated from the coding sequence ATGACGCCCTTTTCCAGTTTCTGGCAGGCCGGTTACGAAGGTGCCGATCATATCAATCCGTCAGGCGTTGCGCTGTCGATGAACGATCTGAACCAGCACCAGGCGCGTGCAGCAGAGGATTATGCCGCCCTGGCCCCCTTCTCTTTTCGCACCGTGCGCGAAAGCGTGGGCTGGCGGTTGTGTGAGCGCGACGGCCACTACGATTTCTCCTCCGTCGCCGCCCGGATGCAGGCAGCCGAACAACAGGGCATCCAGCTGAGCTGGACGATCTGTCACTATGGCTGGCCCGCGGGCGTCACGCTGTTTGATCACGATTTTGTCAGTCGTTTCGCCACGTTCTGCGGTGCACTGGCCCGCTTTCTGGCTCCCTTATATCAGCAGCCTCCGGTCTATTCACCGATGAATGAGATCTCGTTTGTCAGCTGGGGGATCTCGGTCGGGCTGTTCGCCTGTGACGCCAGGCCGGGGCCGGATCCGGCGGATGCGGCCAAACAGCAGCTGGTACGCGCGACCCTGGCCGCCTGCGAAGCGATCTGGCAGGCCGATCCGCGCGCGCGTCTGCTGCACTGCGATCCCCTGATCCACATCGTGGCCGATCCCGCCGATCCTGCGGGCTCAGACGTGGCACGCGCGATGTGCGACACCCAGTTTCAGGCGTGGGATATGCTGAGCGGCCGACGCAATCCGGAACTGGGCGGTGCCCCGCGCTATCTCGATCTGGTGGGCGTCAACTATTACCACGACAACCAGTGGGAGCAGGGCTCAGGCCAGCGACTCCACTGGCATCTGGGCGACCGTCGCCGCCAGCCGCTGCATCGGATGCTGCAGCAGGTCTGGCAGCGTTACCAGCGCCCGCTGCTGCTGGCAGAAACCAGCCACGTCGGCAGCGGACGCGGGGCCTGGATCCAGGAGATCACCGCGCAGGTTGCGCAGGCCCAGCTGGCAGGCGTTGAGCTACTCGGCATCTGCCTCTATCCGATCCTTGATCGCCCCTTATGGGAGGAGACCACCTTCTGGACCCGCAGCGGATTATGGGATCTCGATCGGCTGGGGCCCGATCCTTACGCCCGCCAGTTGCAGCAGCCCTATGCCCAGGCACTCCGCCAGTCACAGCACTTTTTGCAGCACCTTCACGCCCAACAACATCAACGCCAGGAGCACACCATGAAGCCACCTGTTCTGCTTGTATTCAGCCATCTGCGCTGGGGATTTGTTTTCCAGCGTCCGCAGCAGCTACTGACACGTCTGGCGCAGCACTATCGCGTGGTGTTTGTCGAAGAGCCGGTCTGGCAGGCGGGACAGCCGGGCCTGCACCAGAGTTCGCCTGCCGCCAATATCACGGTGATCCAGCCGCATACGGACAGCGACGCACCCGGTTTTCACGACAGCCAGATCGCCCCGCTGCTGCCGTTGCTGACCCCGCTGCTGGAAGAGGATGAGCAGCCGCTGATCTGGTTCTACACGCCGATGGCGCTGCCGCTGCTGACGCCGTTTGATCCGGCGCTGGTGATATATGATTGCATGGATGAGCTTTCCGCCTTCCGGAATGCGCCGCGCCAGCTCCAGCAGCGTGAATCGGCACTGATGACCCGCGCCGATCTGGTCTTCACCGGCGGCACCAGCCTCTATGAAGCCAGACGCGACAAACATCCGCATGTCTGCTGCTTCCCCAGCAGCGTCGATGCGGTCCATTTTGAGCAGGCGCGCGATCGCAGCAATCGTCATCCGCTGCAGGATGCGATCCCGCCGCGGCGCCTGGGCTATTACGGCGTGCTGGATGAGCGCATCGACCTGCCCCTGATTGCGGCGCTGGCGGACACTCATCCTGACTGGCAGATTGTGATGGTCGGGCCGGTCGTGAAAATCGATCCCGCCAGCCTGCCACAGCGTGCCAATATCCACTGGATGGGTCAGCAGCCCTATCAGGCGCTGCCACAGTTTCTGGCGGGCTGGGATGTCTGCCTGATGCCGTTTGCGATTAATGCCTCAACCCGCTACATCTCACCCACCAAGGTGCTGGAGTATATGGCGGCGCAACTGCCGATTGTGAGTACCGCCATTGTCGATGTGGCACGCCACTACGCAGAGGAGGTGGCGGTAGCGGAGAACCACGCTGACTTTATCACCGCCTGTGAACAGGCAATGACGATGAGTGCCGCAGACCGGCTGGCCCTGACGGGACGGATGCAGGATAAAGTGGATGCCACCTCATGGGATCGCACGGCGGAGCAGATACATACGCTAATCCAGCAGGCGCTGACGCAGCGTCAGCCCGCAGCAGAGCCGGCAGATCGGGTCAGTGCTCAGGCGAACGTCATGACCTTAACGCCCGCGATGCTGGAAAGTGAAGCGGTGCCCTGTCTGATCATCGGCGCAGGCCCGACCGGGCTGAGTGCCGGTTATCACTATGGCGAAGGTGCAGTGGTGCTGGAGAAAAATAGCACACCCGGCGGCTGGTGCCGCTCCATCGACGATCGGGGTTTTACCTTCGATTATGCCGGGCACATCATGTTCTCGCAGGACCCGTATGTCCTGGCGCTTTATGAGATGCTGCTGGGCGACAATCTGCACTGGCAGGCCCGTGAAGCCTGGGTCTACAGCAACGGCGTCTATACCCGCTATCCTTTCCAGTCCGCGCTGCATGGCTTGCCGGTCGGAATAGTTAAAGAGTGTGTGCTGGGGGCGATTGAGGCGCGTTACGGCGAAACCACCCCTGTCGCCACACCGCTGGATCGGGCGCGGACGCGGCGGGACTGCTGTGCGGATGGTGCGATTCCCGATGAGGGCAGCAGCATGGGTGACGTGGCTGGCGATGAGGATTTCCAGCACTTCATTATGCGGACCTGGGGTAAAGGCATCGCGCGTCATTTTGCCCTGCCCTACAACCAGAAACTGTGGAAAGTGCCGCTGACCGACATGGAAACCTCATGGCTGGGTGGACGGGTTCCCCTGCCTGACCTGGCACAGATCATTGATGGGGCGCTGCAACCGCTGGCGAAACCTGTGGGTCCGAACGCGCGTTTTGGCTATCCGCTTCGCGGTGGCTTCCAGGCGCTGATGTCCGGCTTTTTACCCCATCTGAAATGTACTCTGGAAACAGACACCACCCTGACCCGCCTCTATCCCCAGGCGCACGTCGCGCTGCTGGCGGATGGCCGCCACTACCGCTATGAGCAGTTGATCAGCACCATGCCGCTGCCGGAGCTGATTAAACTGATGGGCGACGAGGTGCCGGAGAGTGTGCAACGGGCGGCAAAACAGCTTCAGTTTGTCTCCGTGCGCTGCGTGAATCTGGGGATTGGTCGTGCTGACCTGACGGAAAAGCACTGGATCTACTATCCCGGCGATACGCTGTTTCATCGCATTTTTGTGCAGGGCAACGCCAGCCCGCACTGCAATCCGCCGGGCGGTTTTGGCTTAACCTGCGAAATCACCTATAACGCTGCCCATCCGCTGCCGCTGACAGGCGATGCCCTGATCGAGCGCTGCCGCCAGGATTGCATCCGCGTCGGCATGATTACCGCAGAGGATCCCCTGCTCTGCGCCTCAGAGGTCGATATGCCTTACGCATACGTGGTCTACGACCATGCGCGCAGCGATAACGTCGCACTGATACGTCAGTGGCTCCTGACGCAGGATATTCATCTGTCGGGCCGCTACAGTGAGTGGGAGTACTACAATTCAGATCACGCCTTCCTGGCCGGCAAACGCGCGGCGGAGAGCGTCCGGCAGCAGCATCTCAGCGAACAGATGCCTGGCTGA
- a CDS encoding DUF421 domain-containing protein, which produces MFSFDWHRFLLNDQPATFLFEVMARVLIAYLVVFTFLKVSGRRGVRQLSLFELVVILTLGSASGDVTFYDDVPVLPVIMVFVVLLALYRLTTWLTAHSPRFSRLIQGDVITLIQEGVYVLESLDRLNISEDEFYMELRQSGVEHLGQIRLALVEVDGQLSLYFYDDDEMRAGLSVLPPAHRQDYSRVPVSALYACTHCGQTRMIEAQQQAVCPRCQRQRWSAALTVRRLH; this is translated from the coding sequence ATGTTCTCATTCGACTGGCACCGATTTTTACTGAATGATCAACCGGCCACCTTTTTATTTGAGGTGATGGCACGGGTCCTGATCGCTTATCTGGTCGTTTTTACCTTTCTGAAAGTGTCAGGCCGTCGCGGTGTGCGTCAGCTGTCGCTGTTTGAACTGGTCGTGATTCTGACGCTGGGTTCGGCATCCGGTGACGTGACGTTTTACGACGATGTGCCGGTGTTGCCGGTCATCATGGTGTTTGTGGTGCTGCTGGCGCTCTATCGGCTGACTACCTGGCTGACGGCACACAGCCCGCGCTTTTCCCGGCTTATTCAGGGCGACGTCATCACTCTGATTCAGGAAGGGGTCTATGTGCTGGAGAGTCTGGATCGGCTCAATATTTCTGAAGATGAGTTTTATATGGAATTGCGTCAGAGCGGCGTTGAGCATCTGGGTCAGATCCGGCTGGCGCTGGTGGAGGTCGATGGTCAGCTCAGCCTCTATTTCTATGACGACGATGAGATGCGCGCCGGGTTAAGTGTGCTGCCTCCTGCGCACCGGCAGGATTACAGCCGCGTGCCAGTCAGTGCGCTCTACGCCTGCACCCATTGCGGTCAGACCCGGATGATTGAGGCGCAGCAGCAGGCCGTCTGTCCACGCTGTCAGCGGCAGCGCTGGTCTGCGGCACTCACCGTGCGCCGTCTGCATTAA
- a CDS encoding zinc-dependent alcohol dehydrogenase, giving the protein MKALTYHGPHKVSVDNVPDPGLEAADDIILRVTATAICGSDLHLYRGKIPGTGHGDIFGHEFMGEVVETGSAVTAVAKGDRVVIPFVIACGDCFFCLLSQYAACENTNSGRGAILNRKNITPPAALFGFSKLYGGVPGGQAEYVRVPKANTGPFKVPSVLSDEKVLFLSDILPTAWQAVKNAEVKPGSSLAIFGAGPVGLLSAACARQQGAEQIFMIDHNNYRLNFARERYGVIPINFDDIDDPAGWIIEHSTGNRGVDAVIDAVGFEAKGSMTETVLTNLKLEGSSGKALRQCIAAVRRGGIVSVPGVYAGFIHGFLFGDAFDKGLTFKMGQTHVHAYLPDLLKLIEEGHLTPEEIVTHHLPLEDAARGYDIFARREEECRKIILVPGMTATQATI; this is encoded by the coding sequence ATGAAAGCATTAACCTATCACGGTCCGCATAAAGTCAGCGTGGACAACGTGCCGGACCCGGGGCTGGAAGCCGCAGATGACATCATTCTGCGTGTGACGGCCACCGCGATTTGCGGCTCCGATCTGCACCTCTACCGTGGCAAGATCCCCGGAACCGGGCATGGCGATATCTTTGGTCATGAGTTTATGGGGGAAGTGGTCGAGACCGGCAGCGCCGTGACCGCCGTCGCCAAAGGCGATCGGGTGGTGATCCCGTTCGTTATCGCCTGTGGCGACTGCTTTTTCTGTCTGCTGAGCCAGTACGCTGCCTGTGAAAATACCAACAGCGGCCGGGGCGCGATCCTGAACCGCAAAAACATCACGCCTCCCGCGGCGCTGTTTGGCTTCAGTAAGCTTTATGGCGGCGTGCCCGGCGGCCAGGCGGAGTATGTACGGGTGCCGAAGGCCAACACCGGCCCGTTTAAGGTGCCCTCGGTGCTGTCAGATGAGAAGGTACTGTTCCTGTCCGACATTCTGCCCACGGCCTGGCAGGCAGTGAAGAATGCCGAAGTAAAACCGGGCTCCAGCCTGGCGATTTTCGGGGCCGGGCCGGTGGGGCTGCTGAGTGCCGCCTGCGCCCGTCAGCAGGGCGCCGAGCAGATCTTCATGATTGACCACAATAACTATCGTCTGAACTTTGCCCGCGAACGCTACGGCGTCATCCCGATTAACTTCGACGATATCGACGATCCGGCTGGCTGGATTATCGAACACAGCACCGGCAACCGGGGTGTGGATGCGGTGATCGACGCCGTCGGCTTCGAGGCAAAAGGCAGCATGACGGAGACGGTGCTCACCAATCTCAAACTGGAGGGCAGCAGCGGTAAAGCGTTGCGTCAGTGTATTGCCGCGGTCCGTCGTGGCGGTATCGTCAGCGTGCCGGGCGTCTACGCCGGATTTATTCACGGCTTCCTGTTTGGTGATGCCTTCGACAAAGGGCTGACCTTTAAAATGGGACAGACGCATGTTCACGCCTATCTGCCTGATCTGCTGAAGCTGATCGAAGAGGGGCATCTGACGCCGGAAGAGATTGTCACCCACCATCTGCCGCTGGAAGATGCCGCACGCGGCTATGACATCTTCGCCAGACGCGAAGAGGAGTGCCGTAAGATCATTCTGGTTCCCGGCATGACGGCCACGCAGGCGACGATATAA